The genomic interval AAATCAAGCAGATAGAACTTGATGGAGGTATTTTTATGGATGCAACTCCAAATAACAATATCTTATCTGTAAAATAATTTAAAATGTCGGGAGAAAAAGATTTACAGCAATTGCTAAAAAGCATGAAACCTGAATTGAATTCTGGGGATTATGTTTTTTGTAAAGTAGAAAATCTTAAAGATATAGATCTTGATAAAATTGAAATGTTCTTTAAAGAAAAAGAAGCAATTACTTTAATTCTTAAAAAAGAAATTGCCGATTCTTTGCACTTAGATTATTCTGTTATAATGTCTTGGATAACACTTACAGTGCATTCATCATTAGAAGCAATTGGGTTGACAGCGGCATTTTCTAAAGCACTTTCGGAAAACGAAATAAGCTGTAATGTTGTAGCGGCTTATTATCACGATCATATTTTTGTAAATAAAAAAGATGCAGAAAAAGCGATAGAAATCCTGAATTTATTTTCGAATTAATAACATTTTGCGCTAAAATAAAAAGAGAATCTAATATATTGGATTCTCTTTTTATTTTTAATTGTTTTAAATATTTAAAAAAAAGTAGGAAAGTTTATTCAAAAAAAGTAGGTTTGCAAATAAACTAAACTAACACCATTTTAATGAAAAAAACATTTCCCCTAATCGTTTTTTTGATTACTCTAAAATTTTTCGGACAGAATGATCAAAAAGCAGTGTTTCAGAAAAGCAAATACGAATTGGCTGTGTCCTACTACAAAAAAGCTGAGTTCGTAAAAGCTATTGACCTATTTTCTCTGGCAGCAAAAATTAAACCTGAAAATGAAATTGGTCAAGAAGCCATAAAAAAGGTAGACACACTAAAAGAAGTTTTAAGAAAAGAAATTCTTGATAACGCAATCGGAACTTGGAAAAAATCTGGAAATAATCCAGTTTGGGCAAGTACCTCAACAAATACAAATGTACAATCTGATTTTGATGAAATTATTGAAATTACCCAAAATGAAATTGCTTTTTATTCCCTAAATAAAAAAACAAAAGAAAAAAAACTTCTCAGAAAAGAAGACTTAATTTATAACGATAAAAGCGATGTAGTTTCTTTATTTTCAGAAATAATACTTTCAGACGGAACAATCTGGAACTGTAGCATTAACGAAAAGGCAAATGTTTTAC from Flavobacterium sp. YJ01 carries:
- a CDS encoding ACT domain-containing protein, producing MSGEKDLQQLLKSMKPELNSGDYVFCKVENLKDIDLDKIEMFFKEKEAITLILKKEIADSLHLDYSVIMSWITLTVHSSLEAIGLTAAFSKALSENEISCNVVAAYYHDHIFVNKKDAEKAIEILNLFSN